From the genome of Gemmatimonas phototrophica, one region includes:
- a CDS encoding ubiquinol-cytochrome c reductase iron-sulfur subunit, producing the protein MTSVHRREALTLVAACCICPGLLACAASQDAPTQPAPTDDNDDALTITPTTVQVRVDLVPRLTQPEGVAIFLVAGVIVVRERIDSFQAFSSVCPHAGCGVSVLNGRRLECPCHGSAFDLAGARLEGPAPSGLARLASSFDPARQVLSIDRRIL; encoded by the coding sequence ATGACATCCGTTCATCGTCGCGAGGCGCTTACCCTTGTCGCCGCGTGCTGCATCTGCCCCGGGCTACTGGCCTGTGCGGCCTCGCAGGATGCCCCAACCCAACCGGCGCCGACCGACGACAATGACGACGCCCTGACCATTACCCCCACTACGGTACAGGTGCGGGTAGATCTCGTGCCACGGCTTACCCAACCTGAAGGCGTCGCCATCTTTCTCGTGGCCGGAGTGATTGTGGTGCGCGAACGCATTGACAGCTTTCAGGCGTTCTCATCTGTATGTCCGCATGCCGGCTGTGGCGTCTCTGTACTCAATGGGCGGCGTCTGGAATGCCCCTGCCACGGTTCCGCGTTCGATCTGGCGGGCGCCCGACTCGAGGGGCCCGCCCCGTCGGGTCTTGCGCGGCTCGCCAGCTCGTTCGACCCAGCACGGCAGGTGCTTTCGATAGACCGTCGTATCCTGTAG
- a CDS encoding FecR domain-containing protein: MSVVMPTPEPGVVTRLASGDEDALVTLYRQEYDTLLAAAGETLGHELAHFRGRVTHKAMLDAWQARARFLNPTAFTAFLEEAIRQESDIQRRKHAALHRREGQGQAHVTIATVDEAVRALLDELHAPAADHAKAAEEARAVKRAHTMEHVERVAQKPKWLLYGAIGVVAVIAIVGAQRMLDKAGTEVAVDRAFKGDDVQNLSSNKGQRGTLTLRDGTKATMGSETRMRVPAEFSTTQRTIELEGTATFVVAPSTNPQGPAFAVRAGNTTVTATGTVFTVRNYPEDSAVVVQVTEGVVEFKDRTTDAVQSVKAGEAVRYANGAMSPLEGVARDVALAWTRDSIVFDNAPLKRVIPELVRWFGLNAALVDESAGDRPVSMRIALNSSGEATQALTKAANLSLSFGKDDRLEFSAAPETATTKK, translated from the coding sequence ATGTCGGTCGTAATGCCCACCCCGGAGCCCGGAGTCGTAACCCGGCTTGCCAGCGGCGATGAAGACGCGCTCGTAACGCTGTATCGACAGGAATACGATACCCTGCTCGCCGCCGCGGGCGAGACGCTGGGGCACGAGCTCGCCCACTTCCGCGGCCGCGTGACGCATAAGGCGATGCTTGATGCCTGGCAGGCACGGGCGCGCTTCCTCAATCCAACGGCGTTCACCGCCTTTCTTGAAGAAGCCATTCGTCAGGAGTCGGATATCCAGCGGCGAAAGCATGCCGCCCTGCATCGACGGGAGGGGCAAGGACAGGCCCATGTGACGATAGCGACCGTGGATGAGGCCGTGCGGGCACTGCTGGACGAACTGCATGCGCCGGCCGCTGATCATGCGAAGGCCGCCGAGGAAGCACGGGCCGTCAAGCGGGCCCACACCATGGAGCACGTGGAACGCGTGGCACAAAAACCCAAATGGCTGCTATACGGTGCCATTGGCGTGGTGGCCGTCATTGCCATCGTGGGCGCGCAGCGTATGCTCGACAAAGCCGGCACCGAAGTCGCCGTGGATCGCGCCTTCAAGGGTGACGACGTACAGAACCTGTCATCCAACAAGGGGCAGCGCGGTACCCTCACGCTGCGTGATGGCACCAAGGCCACCATGGGCAGTGAGACACGGATGCGCGTGCCGGCCGAGTTCAGTACCACGCAGCGGACCATTGAGTTGGAAGGCACCGCCACCTTTGTGGTGGCACCGTCCACCAATCCGCAGGGGCCGGCGTTTGCGGTTCGTGCCGGGAATACCACCGTCACTGCCACCGGCACCGTCTTTACCGTACGCAACTACCCCGAAGATTCGGCGGTCGTTGTGCAGGTCACCGAGGGCGTCGTCGAGTTCAAAGATCGCACCACCGATGCCGTGCAGTCGGTCAAGGCCGGAGAGGCGGTGCGGTATGCCAACGGAGCCATGAGCCCGCTGGAAGGGGTGGCGCGCGACGTGGCGCTGGCCTGGACCCGTGACAGCATCGTCTTTGACAACGCGCCGCTCAAACGGGTGATCCCCGAGCTCGTCCGGTGGTTTGGTCTCAACGCCGCCCTCGTTGACGAGTCGGCCGGCGACCGCCCGGTGTCCATGCGCATAGCGCTCAATTCGTCGGGGGAGGCCACGCAGGCGCTGACCAAGGCAGCCAACCTGTCGCTGTCGTTCGGCAAGGATGATCGACTGGAGTTCAGCGCGGCACCGGAGACGGCGACGACGAAGAAATAG
- a CDS encoding L,D-transpeptidase, translating to MRYCLLLVVATSGCATAASVPSVNTLAPPPPHMAAASALLPSATVPVISAPRFVLTPRNVRLVISVAARRLWVIAGPDTLHTAPVSVASGRDLVYAGRTWRFATPRGRLVVLGKRANPVWLPPDWHYAEVAQQHGLRLAQLRTAVPLRNGDRLLVRDSVVGVIRRGRTAFLPLPVNEHLVFDGTLFIPPIATRNRRLQGELGRHALDLGNGYMLHGTTDQLSIGSNTTHGCIRLADGDLSWLYTYVPVGVSVVIR from the coding sequence ATGCGATACTGTCTGCTGCTGGTGGTGGCCACCTCCGGGTGCGCCACCGCCGCCAGCGTACCGAGTGTCAATACCCTTGCCCCGCCGCCGCCGCACATGGCGGCGGCATCTGCGCTGCTGCCATCGGCCACGGTCCCGGTCATCAGCGCGCCGCGTTTCGTGCTGACCCCGCGCAACGTACGGCTCGTCATCTCGGTGGCGGCGCGGCGGCTGTGGGTCATTGCCGGTCCCGACACCCTGCATACGGCGCCGGTGTCCGTCGCGTCCGGCCGGGATCTGGTGTACGCCGGACGGACATGGCGCTTCGCGACACCGCGGGGGCGGCTCGTGGTCCTGGGAAAACGCGCCAACCCCGTGTGGCTCCCCCCCGACTGGCATTACGCCGAAGTCGCACAGCAGCACGGGCTCCGATTGGCCCAGCTGCGGACGGCGGTCCCGTTGCGCAACGGAGACCGTTTACTGGTCCGGGATTCCGTAGTGGGCGTCATCCGGCGCGGCCGGACGGCGTTTTTGCCGTTGCCGGTGAACGAACATCTGGTCTTCGACGGGACGCTCTTCATTCCGCCCATCGCCACGCGCAATCGACGACTGCAGGGAGAACTGGGGCGCCACGCGCTGGATCTCGGGAACGGATACATGCTGCATGGCACCACGGATCAGTTGTCCATTGGCTCCAATACCACGCACGGGTGCATACGACTTGCCGACGGAGACTTGTCGTGGTTGTACACGTATGTCCCCGTCGGCGTATCGGTCGTGATCCGGTAA
- a CDS encoding HDOD domain-containing protein: MTVSGDSPTAPAGSLSPEAEAFVNSVGAATDLPAFVRNVRAIGSVAQNLDARVALLEDAIIQDVALTARILRIANSVALATAGPGASIESIKQAIMLLGYDRVQHLSMASSVFEKLEQDAPSVRDLMVESVLAANHGLQLALAVGYDRPEQAYLCALFRRLGEVVVACYRPRPYHTWLQHVLAGGSAHDGAEAAHFQFTFEEVGGALARRWGMPNGVVRTMRAFRGVSLEGDPLHAITQCSVDIARCLYGAVPAPRGVTVESIREQYAKAIGLDVQGMTECVAPALTEARPTLSSMQVDLEAWLAGHADSMAAARARQTDTQHGVFHAVPLVAQSPEDVEQEVLQGIRDRLAVYDHDTPREAQLREAVRQLVNHRQQETSGFSVGSVTDSTLRAACAAGYERGVLGISSEDFKLIRGRMGIGRGSTELARNFLLRPTPAFGPLGAALHLRSDLFIELTGADARLYGRDRLVKELAPSHFALLPLVLEAKLIGCLYFDSTMESVETTDTSRDLLCALRDQLVAAFARHRARTNDTAALTA; this comes from the coding sequence GTGACCGTCTCCGGAGATAGCCCCACGGCGCCCGCAGGAAGCCTTTCGCCGGAAGCAGAAGCCTTCGTCAATTCCGTGGGGGCGGCCACCGATCTGCCGGCCTTTGTGCGGAATGTGCGGGCTATTGGGTCGGTCGCGCAGAATCTGGATGCGCGCGTGGCGCTGCTGGAAGACGCCATTATCCAGGACGTGGCCCTGACGGCGCGCATCCTGCGCATTGCCAATTCCGTCGCGCTCGCCACGGCTGGCCCGGGGGCCTCCATCGAGTCCATCAAGCAGGCCATCATGCTGCTCGGGTACGATCGGGTGCAGCATCTCTCGATGGCATCGAGTGTGTTCGAGAAGCTCGAACAGGACGCGCCGTCGGTGCGGGACTTGATGGTGGAGAGTGTGCTGGCGGCCAACCATGGTCTGCAGCTGGCGCTGGCGGTCGGCTACGATCGCCCGGAACAGGCGTATTTGTGTGCGCTCTTTCGCCGACTGGGCGAAGTGGTGGTGGCCTGCTATCGGCCGCGCCCCTATCACACCTGGCTGCAGCATGTACTCGCCGGGGGCTCAGCCCACGACGGCGCGGAAGCGGCGCACTTCCAGTTCACCTTTGAGGAAGTGGGGGGCGCGCTGGCCCGTCGGTGGGGAATGCCCAACGGCGTGGTGCGCACCATGCGCGCCTTTCGCGGCGTATCGCTGGAAGGCGATCCGCTGCATGCCATTACGCAGTGCAGTGTCGATATCGCCCGCTGCCTGTACGGTGCCGTTCCCGCGCCCCGCGGTGTGACCGTGGAGAGCATCCGCGAACAGTACGCCAAGGCCATTGGCCTCGATGTGCAAGGGATGACGGAATGCGTGGCGCCGGCACTCACGGAGGCCCGTCCCACGCTCTCCAGCATGCAGGTGGATCTCGAGGCGTGGCTGGCGGGGCATGCGGACTCCATGGCCGCGGCGCGTGCGCGCCAGACGGATACGCAGCACGGCGTGTTCCACGCCGTTCCGCTGGTGGCGCAATCGCCTGAAGATGTGGAGCAGGAGGTTCTGCAGGGCATTCGCGACCGCCTTGCGGTATACGACCATGACACGCCGCGCGAGGCGCAGTTGCGCGAGGCGGTGCGCCAACTGGTCAACCACCGTCAGCAGGAGACGTCCGGTTTCAGCGTGGGGAGTGTCACCGACTCCACCCTGCGGGCGGCCTGTGCCGCTGGTTACGAGCGTGGCGTGCTGGGGATCAGCAGCGAAGACTTCAAGCTCATTCGTGGCCGGATGGGCATTGGGCGCGGCAGTACGGAGCTGGCGCGCAACTTTCTCCTGCGTCCGACGCCGGCGTTCGGCCCGTTGGGAGCCGCGTTGCATTTGCGCAGTGATCTGTTCATCGAGCTCACCGGGGCCGATGCGCGATTGTATGGGCGCGATCGTCTGGTGAAGGAGCTGGCCCCCAGTCACTTTGCGCTGCTGCCGTTGGTGCTGGAGGCAAAGCTCATTGGCTGTCTGTACTTTGACAGCACCATGGAATCGGTGGAGACCACGGACACCTCACGTGATCTGCTCTGTGCACTGCGCGATCAGCTGGTGGCGGCCTTTGCGCGCCACCGGGCCCGGACAAATGACACGGCGGCGCTGACCGCGTAG
- a CDS encoding VC0807 family protein, with translation MSKSLKLTLDILIGAAAPVLILKYGTAPLGTLPAYLAAALVPVAWVLIDLFVISRRFNFITTYGGASAIMRGALAFWYVDGALFAFKDSASYLLAFIIFGLTALVGTPVTRSIALQGLDPDTPERTEQMQRLLDESSVVRAMKQSALLIGITNLAAGGVNYLINYRMVTAPFNTPAFNDQVANVNAITRIVLVLPDMLALFFAFSMMYKAMYALLPADEGADPDAGEFWTLLKRREDALALVHTGQGGLPETAAEAMARRQAREEFGLS, from the coding sequence ATGTCGAAGTCGCTCAAACTCACGCTGGATATCCTGATCGGGGCTGCCGCCCCGGTCCTGATCCTGAAGTACGGCACCGCGCCTCTGGGGACGCTTCCTGCGTACCTGGCCGCGGCGTTGGTGCCCGTGGCGTGGGTGTTGATCGACCTGTTCGTCATCAGTCGTCGCTTCAACTTCATTACCACCTACGGCGGCGCCTCCGCCATCATGCGCGGCGCGCTGGCGTTCTGGTATGTGGACGGTGCCCTCTTCGCGTTCAAGGACAGCGCCAGTTATCTGCTGGCCTTCATCATTTTCGGACTGACGGCGCTGGTGGGCACACCGGTCACCCGCAGTATTGCGCTGCAGGGGCTTGATCCGGATACCCCCGAGCGTACGGAGCAGATGCAGCGATTGCTCGATGAGTCGAGCGTCGTGCGCGCCATGAAGCAATCGGCGCTGCTCATTGGCATCACCAACCTGGCGGCCGGTGGTGTGAACTACCTGATCAACTACCGCATGGTCACGGCGCCCTTCAACACGCCGGCGTTCAATGATCAGGTGGCCAATGTGAACGCCATCACGCGCATCGTACTGGTGCTCCCCGACATGCTGGCGTTGTTTTTTGCGTTCAGCATGATGTACAAGGCCATGTACGCGCTGCTCCCCGCCGACGAGGGTGCCGATCCGGACGCGGGCGAGTTCTGGACATTGCTCAAGCGCCGCGAGGATGCGCTGGCGCTGGTGCACACGGGGCAGGGCGGGCTCCCCGAGACGGCGGCGGAAGCGATGGCCCGCCGACAGGCCCGCGAGGAGTTCGGGCTCAGCTAG
- a CDS encoding DUF2461 domain-containing protein, which yields MDSFTQFTPKAFTFLRGIKKNNRKEWFEAHRAQYEQELKAPLAALIEEMDVQLATVAPEIVGSPKKSAFRIHRDVRFSKDKSPYKTHVACWFFHRDIGTRMQSDAVHGGAGFYLHVSPGECFCGGGIWMPPRPALNKIRQALVDDLEGWEAIVGDKAFRRRFGDLDEEGMLTRLPRGYAVDHPAGDWLRYQSFTAGTPLTDDEVLSPKLPILLARHFRAMTPFVRWLNLALGLRPHTSRL from the coding sequence ATGGACAGCTTCACGCAGTTTACGCCCAAGGCGTTCACCTTTCTGCGCGGCATCAAGAAGAACAACCGCAAGGAATGGTTTGAGGCGCATCGTGCGCAGTACGAACAGGAGCTCAAGGCGCCGTTGGCGGCGCTGATTGAGGAGATGGACGTGCAGCTGGCTACGGTGGCCCCGGAGATTGTGGGGTCGCCCAAGAAATCGGCGTTTCGCATTCACCGCGATGTGCGCTTCAGCAAGGACAAGTCGCCGTACAAAACTCATGTGGCGTGCTGGTTCTTTCACCGGGATATCGGCACCCGCATGCAGAGCGATGCGGTGCACGGGGGCGCCGGTTTCTATTTGCATGTCTCACCGGGCGAGTGCTTTTGCGGGGGCGGCATCTGGATGCCCCCGCGGCCGGCACTGAACAAGATCCGGCAGGCGCTGGTGGACGATCTGGAGGGGTGGGAGGCCATCGTGGGCGACAAGGCCTTTCGCCGGCGTTTTGGCGACCTGGATGAGGAGGGGATGCTCACACGGCTCCCCCGCGGCTATGCGGTGGATCATCCCGCTGGGGACTGGCTGCGCTACCAGTCGTTTACTGCCGGGACGCCGCTCACGGATGATGAGGTGCTGAGCCCCAAGCTGCCGATACTTCTGGCCAGGCACTTTCGTGCCATGACCCCGTTTGTGCGCTGGCTCAACCTGGCGCTCGGGCTCAGGCCCCATACGAGCCGGTTGTAG
- a CDS encoding alpha/beta hydrolase, with translation MLTAGLDPTLHAVPPVATPAGSILHFPDIRSRFLPHAHDVMVCLPPEYHESPTRRYPVLYLHDGQNVFDDLPLSPFGVQWGVDTTARALMYARVIEPLIIVAIGNAGRDRIDEYTPTRDNMHDAGGMADRYGQMLVYEIKPWIDHTWRTRRGATDTAVAGSSLGGLLSLHLGLTHAAVFGKIGLLSPSVWWDDRWIVRQLLVDGHRRPDLKIWLDVGTGEKRMLKGTRLLYRMLLRQGWRVGADLHYMEAEGALHDERAWGERTGLFLRFLFPASR, from the coding sequence GTGCTCACCGCCGGTCTCGACCCCACGCTGCATGCCGTCCCTCCCGTTGCCACGCCAGCGGGGTCGATTCTGCATTTCCCGGATATCCGCTCGCGTTTTTTGCCGCATGCGCACGACGTCATGGTGTGCCTGCCGCCCGAGTATCACGAGTCGCCCACCCGGCGGTACCCCGTCCTCTATCTGCACGACGGGCAGAATGTGTTTGATGACCTGCCGCTGTCGCCTTTTGGCGTGCAGTGGGGGGTAGACACGACGGCGCGCGCTCTGATGTACGCCCGGGTGATCGAGCCGCTGATCATCGTGGCCATTGGCAATGCCGGGCGTGATCGCATTGACGAGTACACGCCCACCCGCGACAACATGCATGACGCGGGCGGGATGGCCGATCGGTACGGCCAGATGCTCGTCTACGAGATCAAGCCGTGGATTGATCACACGTGGCGCACCCGTCGGGGCGCGACGGACACCGCGGTGGCGGGCAGTTCGCTCGGCGGGTTGCTCAGTCTGCATCTGGGGCTCACTCATGCCGCGGTCTTTGGCAAGATCGGGCTGCTGAGTCCGAGCGTCTGGTGGGACGACCGCTGGATTGTCCGGCAATTGCTCGTGGACGGGCATCGCCGTCCTGATTTGAAGATCTGGCTGGATGTGGGTACCGGCGAGAAGCGCATGCTCAAGGGCACACGTCTGCTCTATCGCATGCTGCTGCGGCAGGGGTGGCGGGTGGGGGCCGACCTGCACTACATGGAAGCCGAGGGGGCCCTGCACGACGAACGGGCGTGGGGCGAACGGACCGGGTTGTTTTTGCGTTTTCTTTTTCCGGCCTCGCGCTGA
- a CDS encoding 2-hydroxyacid dehydrogenase: protein MSTSDVRVVVTRKMPAPVEAVISERYDALFNRTDVALTSDQLVQVLQQADVVITTVTDKWHPGIFDTTSIRTKLLANVGVGVNHIALEAARRAGIAVSNTPDVVTDDTADVAIALMLMAMRRLGEGERHLRSGAWGGLRPTFMLGRTLRGKTLGIVGYGRIGRAVARIAHDAFGMKILWHAPRDPKIDDPATAGPVSAERAGTLEELLQRADVVSLHCPATPETRHLINAETLALMPEHAYLINTARGDVVHEAALAEALKARAIAGAGLDVYEFEPSVSAELKELENVVLVPHLGSATIETRTNMGMRALQNVDAFVAGLPLPDRVV from the coding sequence GTGAGTACCAGCGACGTGCGCGTCGTGGTGACGCGCAAGATGCCGGCGCCGGTGGAAGCGGTGATTTCCGAGCGGTACGACGCGCTCTTCAATCGCACCGATGTCGCACTCACCTCCGATCAGCTGGTGCAGGTGCTGCAGCAGGCGGACGTGGTGATCACCACCGTGACCGACAAGTGGCACCCCGGCATTTTTGACACCACCAGCATTCGGACCAAGCTGTTGGCCAACGTGGGTGTGGGAGTGAATCACATTGCGCTGGAAGCGGCGCGCCGGGCCGGCATTGCAGTAAGCAATACGCCCGATGTGGTGACCGACGACACCGCCGATGTGGCCATTGCCCTGATGCTCATGGCCATGCGGCGGCTGGGCGAAGGGGAGCGGCATTTGCGCAGTGGTGCGTGGGGCGGATTGCGTCCCACGTTCATGCTGGGGCGTACCTTGCGTGGCAAGACGCTGGGCATCGTTGGCTACGGGCGCATTGGTCGTGCCGTGGCGCGCATTGCGCACGACGCGTTCGGCATGAAGATCCTGTGGCACGCGCCGCGCGATCCGAAAATCGACGATCCGGCCACGGCCGGACCGGTCAGTGCGGAGCGCGCCGGTACGCTGGAGGAATTGCTCCAGCGGGCCGATGTCGTCTCGCTGCACTGTCCGGCGACGCCGGAAACGCGCCATCTCATCAACGCCGAGACGCTCGCGCTCATGCCGGAGCACGCCTACCTCATCAACACCGCTCGCGGTGATGTGGTTCATGAGGCCGCGCTGGCCGAAGCGCTCAAGGCACGCGCCATTGCCGGGGCGGGGCTGGATGTCTACGAGTTTGAGCCCAGCGTGTCGGCGGAGTTGAAGGAACTGGAAAACGTGGTACTGGTGCCGCATCTGGGCAGTGCCACCATTGAAACGCGCACCAACATGGGGATGCGCGCGCTGCAGAACGTGGATGCGTTTGTGGCCGGGCTGCCGCTCCCTGACCGCGTGGTGTAA
- a CDS encoding aminotransferase class V-fold PLP-dependent enzyme: MAGRHFLQIPGPTPVPDRLQRAMHRQMEDHRSSAFPAFTRSILSRLPQVVHQTKGEAFVFPATGSAMWEAALVNTVNPGARLLAPRFGQFSHLFIQTARNLGYQVDVLEEPWGEAANAAHIEAALMADTTHQIQGVLLVHNETATGVTCNVADVRAAMDRAGHPALLFVDGVSSIASLDFQFDAWGVDCAITGSQKGFMLPAGLGMLFASEKALARVDSCTTPRAYFDLRAMRTNNAQGYFPSTPALSLLYGLDEALTMLLDEGMDNVAARHKRLARGVRAAVKAWGLRECAKRPEIASDSLTAIVVPEGIDARTVIEIAFTRYDIALGSGLSEVAGKVFRIGHLGDMNALTLAGALAGVEMALLDAGVPITLGSGVGAALAEWRVQA, translated from the coding sequence ATGGCTGGTCGTCACTTCCTGCAAATTCCCGGGCCCACGCCCGTCCCCGATCGGCTCCAGCGGGCGATGCACCGCCAGATGGAGGATCATCGGTCCTCGGCGTTCCCGGCCTTCACCCGGTCCATCCTGTCGCGCTTGCCGCAGGTCGTGCACCAGACCAAAGGTGAGGCGTTCGTTTTTCCGGCCACCGGGTCGGCCATGTGGGAAGCGGCGCTGGTAAACACGGTCAATCCGGGGGCTCGTCTTTTGGCCCCGCGCTTTGGGCAGTTCTCGCACCTGTTCATCCAAACCGCGCGCAACCTGGGGTATCAGGTGGACGTACTGGAAGAACCGTGGGGTGAAGCGGCCAACGCGGCGCATATCGAGGCCGCGCTGATGGCCGACACCACGCATCAAATTCAGGGTGTGCTGCTCGTGCACAACGAGACTGCGACGGGTGTGACATGCAACGTGGCCGACGTGCGGGCGGCGATGGATCGGGCTGGTCATCCGGCGCTGTTGTTTGTGGATGGGGTGAGCTCCATTGCCAGTCTGGATTTTCAGTTCGATGCGTGGGGCGTGGATTGCGCCATTACCGGCTCGCAGAAGGGGTTCATGCTGCCGGCCGGGCTGGGCATGCTGTTCGCCAGCGAGAAGGCGTTGGCGCGTGTGGACAGCTGCACCACCCCTCGCGCGTACTTCGATCTGCGCGCGATGCGCACCAACAACGCGCAGGGCTACTTCCCCAGCACGCCGGCGCTGTCGCTGTTGTACGGCCTCGATGAAGCGCTCACGATGTTGCTGGACGAAGGCATGGACAACGTGGCCGCGCGCCACAAGCGGCTGGCGCGTGGTGTGCGCGCTGCGGTGAAGGCGTGGGGGCTGCGCGAGTGTGCCAAGCGGCCCGAGATTGCCAGCGATTCACTCACGGCCATCGTGGTGCCGGAAGGGATCGATGCTCGTACGGTCATCGAGATCGCGTTCACGCGCTACGATATCGCGTTGGGCTCGGGACTCAGCGAGGTGGCGGGGAAGGTGTTCCGCATTGGTCATCTGGGCGACATGAATGCGCTCACGTTGGCGGGTGCACTGGCCGGTGTGGAGATGGCGCTGCTCGACGCGGGTGTGCCCATCACGCTGGGCAGTGGTGTGGGCGCGGCGCTGGCTGAGTGGCGGGTGCAGGCGTGA
- a CDS encoding MarR family winged helix-turn-helix transcriptional regulator — MSKGEKKRRRALDAYAALQRAAALSAALVDDAVQPFGLSASQYGVLDTLQRRGPVHQQELAEALGRSKAQMTAIIDALEARELVRRERHAVDRRFISVYLTEAGRVLLAEVGPARTDAIVALMRELSGEQKSRLSRLCGRLLRVLAPDDVAPETAATAAASGEPSTAEADEHDEHDDHDDHDDSDDDSDDEDDDVDPSVPVTDTLA, encoded by the coding sequence ATGAGCAAGGGCGAGAAAAAACGACGGCGCGCACTCGATGCTTATGCCGCACTCCAGCGCGCGGCGGCGCTGTCGGCGGCGCTCGTGGATGACGCGGTCCAGCCGTTCGGCCTGTCGGCATCGCAGTACGGGGTGCTCGACACGCTGCAGCGGCGTGGCCCTGTCCACCAGCAGGAGCTGGCCGAAGCGCTGGGACGCAGCAAGGCACAGATGACGGCCATTATTGACGCCCTCGAAGCGCGCGAGCTGGTGCGCCGGGAGCGTCACGCCGTCGATCGGCGCTTTATCTCCGTCTATCTCACTGAAGCTGGTCGCGTGCTGCTGGCCGAAGTGGGGCCGGCCCGCACCGACGCCATTGTCGCCCTCATGCGCGAGCTGAGCGGCGAGCAGAAGTCGCGGCTCTCCCGTCTGTGTGGGAGGCTGCTGCGTGTGCTGGCCCCCGATGATGTGGCGCCGGAGACGGCGGCCACCGCAGCGGCGTCCGGCGAGCCTTCCACCGCCGAAGCCGACGAGCATGACGAGCATGACGACCACGATGACCACGACGACAGCGACGACGACAGCGACGACGAGGACGACGACGTAGACCCGTCAGTGCCTGTCACCGACACGTTGGCCTGA